The following proteins are encoded in a genomic region of Triticum dicoccoides isolate Atlit2015 ecotype Zavitan chromosome 1B, WEW_v2.0, whole genome shotgun sequence:
- the LOC119349567 gene encoding BTB/POZ and MATH domain-containing protein 3-like — protein MSFAGASIVHAGKVLQQSVTYPGTDSSRCYHLLVIEGYSHIKDKLTGNGITSRPFQVGGYLWSLAFYPNSTISKHAGYMSVFLCFDQKNVEQPVKVDLRFSFIDELDKQEHGHISQVVEFKSDDSVWGRHRFMKVEDLEQSKHINNDCFTIKCDLNIMTSCIEVPPSNIIQQLEHLHLAEVCTDVTFEVGYKTFTAHRFMLAARSSVFTAMLSGPMKETTTDTILIKEMEPDVFKALLDFVYTDSMPKMEAGGEAGEDGAEVVWLVELLAAADMYDFQRLVSLCAKRLSEYTKLSSVTDILDLAEQLHCYGLNEACVEFKDL, from the coding sequence ATGTCTTTCGCTGGCGCCTCCATTGTTCATGCCGGCAAGGTGCTGCAACAGTCGGTGACTTACCCCGGCACAGACAGCAGCAGATGCTATCACCTGCTTGTCATTGAAGGCTACTCGCACATCAAAGATAAGCTAACTGGGAATGGAATTACAAGTCGTCCTTTCCAAGTTGGAGGATATTTGTGGTCATTAGCGTTCTATCCAAATAGTACCATCTCAAAGCATGCTGGTTATATGTCTGTCTTTTTGTGCTTCGACCAGAAAAATGTTGAACAACCTGTGAAGGTGGATCTTCGGTTTAGCTTCATTGATGAGCTTGACAAGCAGGAGCATGGACACATATCCCAAGTAGTTGAATTCAAAAGTGATGACTCAGTGTGGGGTCGTCACCGTTTCATGAAAGTAGAGGATCTGGAGCAGTCAAAACACATAAACAATGACTGTTTCACTATCAAGTGTGATTTGAACATCATGACTTCCTGCATTGAGGTGCCGCCATcaaacataattcagcagctagaacaTCTCCACTTGGCGGAGGTCTGCACCGATGTGACGTTCGAGGTTGGCTACAAGACATTTACAGCTCACCGCTTCATGCTCGCAGCCCGTTCCAGCGTGTTTACGGCTATGCTCTCAGGTCCGATGAAGGAGACAACAACTGATActatactgataaaagaaatggAACCGGATGTGTTCAAAGCCTTGCTTGATTTTGTCTACACGGACTCGATGCCTAAAATGGAGGCGGGAGGAGAAGCAGGAGAAGACGGCGCTGAGGTTGTGTGGCTAGTAGAATTGCTTGCCGCGGCTGACATGTATGATTTTCAGAGGCTCGTGTCATTATGTGCAAAGAGACTGTCAGAGTACACAAAACTGAGCTCTGTGACGGACATCCTTGATTTAGCTGAGCAGCTCCACTGCTACGGACTAAATGAGGCCTGCGTGGAGTTCAAAGATTTGTGA